A stretch of the Massilia sp. W12 genome encodes the following:
- the bamA gene encoding outer membrane protein assembly factor BamA, giving the protein MKFSFQRFPVLRKSTFALAALALCQSAFAVQPFTVRDIRVEGIQRTEAGTVFSYLPLRVGDVFNDEKSTAAIKALYATGFFKDVRIEVEGDVLVVLLDERPAIAGVDFTGMKEFEKDTLTKALKDIGVAESRIFDKASVDRAEQELKRQYLSRGLYGVKITTTITPLERNRVDISFIVDEGEAARIRQINFIGNKSFKDSELRDQISLSTPGLMTWYSKADQYSKQKLTADIESLRSFYLNRGYLEMNIESTQVSISPDKKDIYITINLAEGEKYNVAGVNFEGEMFGRESELRALMRLKAGDVFSGEKLTESTKAISDRLGTFGYAFANVNANPDINREKKEVTFTVQVDPGKRVYVRRINIGGNTKTRDEVIRREFRQFESSWYDGNKIKASRDRVDRLGYFKEVNIETPEVPGTPDQVDVNLSVVERPTGNFLIGAGYSQADKLTLSGSVQQANFAGSGKTVGIDINTSKANRTVSFSQTDPYWTDDGVIRSYDVYLRTTNPNTSSVGNYKIKTAGGKISFGVPFSEVDTVFFGIGYERNRVETDESSPLVYQNYTATFGNVYIDEFGFRHGLARVNSVPLTAAWQRDSRDSALTPSIGRYQRANLELDFVGNVKYWRATYQHQYYMPLPRKMTLAMNGEIDYGRGLRGKPYPVFKNFYAGGIGSVRGYETSTLGPRDVNGDAIGGAARIFGNLELQFPFPGSGTDRSLRWFAFVDAGNVFAEREKIRLQDLRASAGLGLSWISPFGPLKLSYGKPLNAKPTDRLQRFQFQIGSGF; this is encoded by the coding sequence ATGAAATTTTCTTTTCAGCGTTTCCCCGTGCTGCGTAAAAGCACGTTCGCTCTTGCAGCGCTTGCGCTTTGTCAGTCCGCTTTCGCGGTGCAACCCTTCACCGTGCGCGATATCCGCGTGGAAGGGATTCAGCGCACCGAAGCCGGCACCGTGTTCAGCTATCTGCCGCTGCGCGTTGGCGATGTGTTCAACGATGAAAAGAGCACAGCCGCGATCAAGGCCCTGTACGCCACCGGCTTTTTCAAAGATGTGCGCATTGAAGTCGAAGGCGACGTGCTGGTGGTCTTGCTCGATGAGCGCCCGGCGATTGCCGGCGTGGACTTCACCGGCATGAAAGAGTTTGAAAAAGACACCCTGACCAAGGCCCTGAAAGACATCGGCGTGGCCGAGTCGCGTATTTTCGATAAGGCTTCGGTCGATCGCGCGGAGCAGGAGTTAAAGCGGCAATACCTCTCGCGCGGCTTGTACGGTGTGAAAATCACCACCACCATCACGCCGCTGGAGCGCAATCGGGTCGATATCTCGTTTATCGTCGATGAAGGCGAAGCGGCGCGCATCCGGCAGATCAATTTCATCGGCAACAAGTCGTTTAAAGACAGCGAGTTGCGCGATCAGATTTCGCTCTCCACGCCGGGCTTGATGACCTGGTACAGCAAGGCCGACCAGTATTCCAAGCAGAAACTGACCGCTGACATTGAAAGCCTGCGCTCTTTCTACCTCAATCGCGGTTATCTGGAAATGAATATCGAATCGACCCAGGTCTCGATTTCACCGGATAAAAAAGACATCTACATCACCATCAATCTGGCCGAAGGCGAGAAATACAATGTGGCCGGGGTGAATTTTGAAGGCGAGATGTTTGGCCGCGAAAGCGAGCTGCGCGCCTTGATGCGTCTCAAAGCCGGCGATGTGTTCTCCGGTGAAAAGCTGACTGAGAGCACGAAAGCGATTTCTGATCGTTTGGGCACGTTTGGCTATGCCTTCGCCAACGTCAACGCCAATCCGGATATCAACCGCGAGAAAAAGGAAGTCACCTTCACGGTGCAAGTCGATCCGGGCAAGCGCGTGTATGTGCGCCGCATCAATATCGGCGGCAACACCAAGACGCGCGATGAAGTGATCCGGCGCGAATTCCGCCAGTTTGAGTCGTCCTGGTATGACGGCAACAAGATCAAAGCCTCGCGCGACCGGGTGGATCGTCTGGGCTATTTCAAAGAAGTCAATATCGAAACCCCGGAAGTGCCGGGCACGCCTGACCAGGTCGATGTGAATTTGAGCGTGGTGGAACGTCCCACCGGCAACTTCCTGATCGGCGCCGGTTATTCGCAAGCGGATAAGCTCACGCTGTCAGGCTCGGTGCAGCAAGCCAACTTCGCCGGCAGCGGCAAGACGGTGGGGATTGATATCAACACCAGCAAAGCCAACCGCACGGTCAGCTTTTCGCAAACCGATCCGTATTGGACGGATGACGGCGTGATCCGCAGCTACGATGTGTATCTGCGCACCACCAACCCGAATACCTCTTCGGTCGGTAATTACAAAATCAAGACCGCCGGCGGCAAGATCAGCTTTGGTGTGCCGTTCTCGGAAGTTGATACTGTGTTCTTTGGCATCGGCTATGAGCGCAACCGGGTTGAGACCGATGAATCCAGCCCGCTGGTGTATCAGAACTACACCGCCACCTTTGGCAATGTGTATATTGACGAATTCGGCTTCCGCCATGGTCTGGCGCGGGTGAATTCGGTGCCGCTGACTGCCGCCTGGCAGCGCGACAGCCGCGACAGCGCGCTGACGCCCTCGATTGGCCGTTATCAGCGCGCCAATCTCGAATTGGATTTTGTCGGCAACGTCAAATACTGGCGCGCCACCTATCAGCACCAGTATTACATGCCGCTGCCGCGCAAGATGACGCTGGCGATGAATGGCGAAATCGATTACGGGCGCGGTTTGCGCGGCAAGCCATATCCGGTGTTTAAAAACTTCTACGCCGGCGGCATCGGCTCGGTGCGCGGCTATGAAACCAGCACCCTCGGGCCGCGCGACGTGAATGGCGATGCAATCGGCGGCGCCGCCCGCATCTTCGGCAATCTTGAATTACAATTCCCCTTCCCTGGATCGGGCACAGACCGCAGCTTGCGCTGGTTTGCCTTCGTGGATGCCGGCAATGTGTTTGCCGAACGGGAAAAAATCCGCTTGCAGGATTTGCGCGCCTCGGCTGGTTTGGGCTTGAGCTGGATATCACCATTCGGCCCCTTGAAACTGAGCTATGGCAAACCGCTTAACGCCAAGCCGACAGACCGTTTACAACGCTTCCAATTCCAAATCGGCAGCGGTTTCTGA
- a CDS encoding OmpH family outer membrane protein, which produces MIRPASLGLLALASAFVTPAALAQELKIGFVRADRISESAPAKAAIAKLEKEFSPRDKELQDMAARLKVMSDKLDKDMPVLSESERVRRQRELADLDKEIQRKNREFREDLAQRRNEEIAAVSERANKVIKQIAEKEKYDLILQEAVHAGPRVDITDKVLSILNK; this is translated from the coding sequence TTGATCCGCCCGGCCAGCCTGGGCCTGTTGGCCCTGGCCAGCGCGTTTGTCACCCCGGCGGCGCTGGCGCAGGAATTGAAGATCGGCTTTGTACGCGCTGACCGCATCAGCGAATCCGCCCCGGCCAAGGCCGCCATCGCCAAGCTGGAAAAAGAGTTTTCCCCGCGTGACAAAGAGCTGCAAGACATGGCCGCGCGCTTGAAAGTGATGTCTGACAAGCTCGATAAAGACATGCCGGTGCTCTCAGAATCCGAGCGCGTGCGCCGTCAGCGTGAATTGGCTGATCTGGACAAGGAAATCCAGCGTAAAAACCGCGAATTCCGCGAAGATCTGGCGCAGCGCCGCAATGAGGAAATCGCCGCCGTGTCCGAGCGCGCCAATAAAGTGATCAAGCAGATTGCGGAAAAAGAAAAATATGATCTGATTCTGCAAGAAGCCGTGCATGCCGGCCCGCGTGTGGATATCACCGACAAGGTGTTGTCCATTCTGAACAAGTGA
- the lpxD gene encoding UDP-3-O-(3-hydroxymyristoyl)glucosamine N-acyltransferase, with the protein MQAERMRATLAQLVARFGGELHGAPELEVAGVAPLESAGPAQISFLSNPRFKHKAASSQAAALIAPPAMQQELQGYGGALILHPNPYLYYAWLSQYFAPPAPLRAGVAPSAVLGQDVEIDPSAQIGPQVVLEDGVKIGARVRIDAACVIGAGVEIGPDTHIFPRVVVYAGCVIGARCTLHAGSVIGADGFGFANDAGAWVKIAQTGRVVIGDDVDIGANTCIDRGALDDTIISNGVKLDNQIQIGHNCKIGAHTAMAGCVGVAGSAVIGSHCTFGGAAMVLGHLEIADRVHISSGSMVTRSIHEPGQYTGLYPLAKNSEWEKSAAVVRNLASLREKIRALEKQLKSLNPQNPS; encoded by the coding sequence ATGCAGGCAGAACGTATGCGCGCCACCTTAGCGCAATTGGTGGCGCGCTTCGGCGGTGAATTGCATGGCGCGCCGGAACTGGAAGTGGCTGGCGTGGCGCCGCTGGAGTCAGCCGGGCCGGCGCAGATCAGTTTTTTATCCAATCCCCGATTCAAGCACAAGGCGGCCAGCTCGCAAGCCGCCGCCTTGATTGCGCCGCCGGCTATGCAGCAGGAATTGCAAGGCTATGGCGGGGCCTTGATCTTGCATCCGAATCCCTATCTGTATTACGCCTGGCTGTCGCAATATTTTGCGCCGCCCGCGCCGCTGCGCGCCGGCGTCGCCCCCAGCGCTGTGCTGGGGCAGGATGTGGAAATTGATCCGAGCGCGCAAATCGGGCCGCAAGTGGTGCTTGAAGACGGGGTGAAAATCGGCGCGCGGGTGCGGATTGACGCCGCCTGCGTGATCGGGGCCGGGGTTGAAATCGGCCCGGATACGCATATTTTTCCGCGCGTGGTGGTGTATGCCGGCTGTGTGATCGGCGCGCGCTGCACCCTGCATGCCGGCAGCGTGATCGGGGCGGACGGCTTCGGCTTTGCCAATGACGCCGGAGCCTGGGTCAAAATCGCCCAGACCGGGCGGGTCGTGATCGGCGACGATGTGGACATCGGCGCCAATACCTGTATCGACCGCGGTGCACTGGATGACACCATCATCAGCAATGGCGTCAAGCTGGATAATCAAATCCAGATCGGTCATAACTGTAAAATCGGCGCACATACCGCGATGGCCGGTTGCGTCGGCGTAGCCGGTTCCGCCGTGATTGGCAGCCATTGCACCTTCGGCGGCGCGGCCATGGTGCTGGGACATCTGGAAATCGCCGACCGCGTGCATATTTCCTCCGGCAGCATGGTCACGCGCTCAATTCATGAGCCGGGCCAATATACCGGGCTGTACCCGCTGGCGAAAAACAGCGAATGGGAAAAAAGTGCGGCGGTGGTGCGCAATTTGGCGTCCTTACGTGAGAAAATCCGCGCGCTTGAAAAACAATTGAAGTCTCTCAACCCACAGAATCCATCATGA
- the fabZ gene encoding 3-hydroxyacyl-ACP dehydratase FabZ produces the protein MNSLDIQQIKKLLPHRYPILLVDRVLDMEPGKRITALKNVSANEEFFNGHFPHKPVMPGVLMIEALAQTAALLSFASANISADENSVVYFLGIDGARFKRPVVPGDQLKMDVEIVRVARGIWKYKAVGSVDGQVAVEAELMCTIRSADDPSQNAAGNA, from the coding sequence ATGAACAGTCTCGATATTCAGCAAATCAAAAAATTGTTGCCGCACCGCTATCCGATTCTGTTGGTTGACAGAGTGTTGGATATGGAGCCGGGCAAACGCATCACGGCCTTGAAAAACGTCTCGGCCAATGAAGAATTTTTCAATGGCCATTTCCCGCACAAGCCGGTAATGCCGGGCGTGCTGATGATTGAAGCGCTGGCGCAAACCGCTGCGCTGCTCTCCTTCGCATCAGCCAATATTTCCGCCGATGAAAATTCCGTTGTGTACTTTTTAGGGATTGACGGCGCGCGCTTTAAGCGCCCGGTAGTGCCTGGCGACCAGCTGAAAATGGATGTGGAAATTGTGCGCGTGGCGCGCGGCATTTGGAAATACAAGGCGGTCGGTTCAGTGGACGGCCAGGTGGCGGTGGAAGCTGAATTGATGTGCACCATCAGAAGCGCAGACGATCCGAGCCAGAACGCGGCGGGGAATGCATGA
- the lpxA gene encoding acyl-ACP--UDP-N-acetylglucosamine O-acyltransferase produces MTQIHPTALVDPAAELGEGVSIGAYSIIGPHVSIGAHTEVGPHVVIEGHTTIGQHNRFFQFSSIGAAPQDKKYKGEPTRLEIGDRNTVREFCTFNLGTVQDGGVTRLGNDNWVMAYVHLAHDCQIGNNIIFANNAQLAGHVEVGDWVILGGFTHIHQFCKIGPHAMTGMGSCLTQDVPPFVVTSGNPAAAHGINSEGLKRRGFAREQISALRQAYKLIYKSGLTREQALRALQELAAQQAHSQQWIALVHDFLERSQRGIVR; encoded by the coding sequence ATGACGCAGATCCATCCCACCGCACTGGTTGATCCGGCGGCTGAGCTGGGAGAGGGCGTGTCGATTGGCGCGTATTCCATCATCGGACCGCATGTCAGCATCGGCGCCCACACCGAGGTTGGCCCGCATGTCGTGATTGAAGGCCACACCACGATTGGCCAGCACAACCGTTTTTTCCAGTTTTCCTCCATCGGCGCCGCGCCGCAGGACAAGAAATACAAGGGCGAACCGACCCGCCTGGAAATCGGCGACCGCAACACCGTGCGCGAATTTTGCACCTTCAATCTGGGCACGGTGCAAGATGGCGGCGTCACCCGTCTGGGCAATGACAACTGGGTGATGGCGTATGTTCATCTGGCGCATGACTGCCAGATCGGCAACAACATTATCTTCGCCAACAATGCGCAATTGGCCGGCCATGTCGAAGTGGGCGACTGGGTGATTTTGGGTGGCTTCACCCACATCCATCAATTTTGCAAAATCGGCCCCCACGCCATGACCGGCATGGGCTCCTGCTTAACGCAGGACGTGCCGCCGTTTGTGGTGACTTCCGGCAATCCAGCCGCAGCGCATGGCATCAACAGCGAAGGTTTGAAGCGGCGCGGTTTTGCGCGCGAGCAAATCAGCGCGCTGCGCCAGGCGTATAAACTGATCTACAAATCCGGTTTGACGCGCGAACAGGCATTGCGCGCGCTGCAGGAACTGGCCGCGCAACAGGCCCACAGCCAGCAATGGATTGCCCTGGTGCATGATTTTTTGGAACGCTCGCAACGTGGCATCGTGCGCTGA
- the lpxB gene encoding lipid-A-disaccharide synthase: MASCADSQALQIAMVAGEASGDLLAARLLSGLRVAAPQAVTHGIGGPKMQELGFRSDFPMEKLSVRGLFEVLAHYREIKGIQNALRAQLLQEKPAVFIGVDAPDFNLGLEAALRAAGIPTMHYIGPSIWAWRGGRIKKIKRAVSHMLVVFPFEPEIYQAAGIPATYVGHPLAQVIALAPDLAAARTRLGLHAAAPVLTVLPGSRMSELKYNSAAFVAAAHLLAKRAPGLQIVLPLVSAAHADYLRALLAQAGVSADGLQIVIGGSYDAMAAADVVLVASGTATLEVALHKKPMVIAYKMMAASWHILKHMGYQPWIGLPNILAREFLVPELLQHAATPQALADALSAQLARDAAPLQKRFLDMHHSLLRDSAQEASRAVLQVIKAGA, from the coding sequence GTGGCATCGTGCGCTGACAGCCAGGCATTGCAAATCGCCATGGTGGCGGGCGAGGCGTCCGGCGATTTGCTGGCCGCGCGCCTGTTAAGCGGCTTGCGTGTCGCCGCGCCGCAAGCCGTCACGCATGGCATTGGCGGGCCGAAAATGCAGGAACTCGGGTTTCGCAGCGACTTTCCGATGGAAAAGCTGTCAGTGCGCGGCCTGTTTGAAGTGCTGGCGCATTATCGCGAGATCAAAGGCATACAAAACGCCTTGCGCGCCCAGCTGCTGCAAGAAAAACCGGCCGTATTTATCGGCGTCGATGCGCCTGATTTCAATCTGGGGCTGGAAGCCGCCTTGCGCGCCGCCGGCATTCCCACCATGCACTATATCGGCCCCTCGATCTGGGCCTGGCGCGGCGGGCGCATCAAAAAAATCAAACGTGCGGTCTCGCATATGCTGGTGGTGTTTCCTTTTGAGCCGGAAATCTATCAAGCCGCCGGCATCCCCGCCACCTATGTCGGGCATCCGCTGGCGCAAGTGATTGCCCTGGCCCCGGATCTGGCGGCGGCGCGCACCCGCCTGGGCTTGCACGCGGCGGCCCCGGTGCTCACCGTGTTGCCCGGCAGCCGCATGTCCGAACTCAAATACAATAGCGCCGCCTTCGTCGCCGCTGCGCATTTACTGGCCAAACGCGCGCCGGGCTTGCAAATCGTTTTGCCGCTGGTGTCCGCCGCGCATGCCGATTATCTGCGCGCACTGCTGGCCCAGGCCGGCGTATCGGCAGATGGCCTGCAGATTGTGATCGGCGGCTCATATGATGCGATGGCGGCAGCCGATGTGGTCTTGGTCGCCTCCGGCACCGCCACCCTCGAAGTGGCCTTGCACAAAAAGCCGATGGTGATTGCCTACAAAATGATGGCCGCCTCCTGGCATATCTTAAAACACATGGGATATCAACCCTGGATCGGCCTGCCGAATATCCTGGCGCGTGAATTCCTTGTGCCCGAACTGCTGCAGCACGCCGCCACCCCGCAAGCCCTGGCCGACGCCTTGAGCGCGCAATTGGCGCGCGACGCCGCCCCGCTG